In candidate division WOR-3 bacterium, one genomic interval encodes:
- a CDS encoding tryptophanase: protein MPDPIQFFISKFEKLCEEEEILGRYPIPRPYRNSAVQFRKCKFSEFSKRREIVEAVGLNAFFFPAREIPGCDLLSDSGTTTMTIEQWSKLLLGDEAYGANEGYFELKQQIIDTFGEEWRTYNSRRENMFIFHQGRACEYALFSNLAKELITQGYELGRVIIPSNAHFDTTQANIEAQQMQAVNLPCVEHLNDDKTFRFRGNINLEALEKLLKENAKHVPLVYMTITNNTAGGQPVSLANIKKAYEMCHSYNIPLFLDASRFAENSWFIKENEDEYKHLTIPEIVKETFKYCDGFHASFKKDGLVNIGGILVIKETGLFYKKYPEFWQKLIDHQILIEGNPSYGGLAGRDLKALVEGLRVVVTEDYLKFRIHQTRRFGTKLVEYNIPIVLPVGGHAIYIDVDKFFKEKTQDEDFKGISIVALILIAGHRLCELGVFAFGKYRNGVEIPPDPRVNYIRAAVPRLVYEDQDLFSVAEAIKILYEYQDYIPAVNIIYGRNLSLRHFKARFQFRI from the coding sequence ATGCCAGACCCAATTCAATTTTTTATTAGCAAATTCGAAAAATTATGTGAAGAAGAAGAAATTTTAGGGAGATATCCGATACCCCGACCGTATCGAAACAGCGCAGTTCAGTTTCGAAAATGTAAGTTTTCTGAATTTTCCAAACGGCGAGAAATTGTTGAAGCTGTTGGCTTAAACGCTTTTTTCTTTCCAGCACGTGAAATTCCCGGATGTGATTTACTGTCGGATTCCGGAACAACGACGATGACAATAGAACAGTGGTCAAAATTACTTTTAGGGGATGAAGCTTACGGGGCAAACGAAGGCTATTTTGAATTAAAACAGCAAATAATTGATACCTTTGGTGAGGAGTGGCGGACTTATAATTCTCGGCGGGAGAATATGTTTATTTTCCATCAGGGTAGAGCGTGCGAATACGCGCTATTTAGCAATTTAGCGAAAGAATTAATCACCCAAGGATATGAACTCGGCAGAGTGATAATACCTAGTAATGCCCACTTTGATACCACTCAAGCAAACATTGAAGCCCAGCAGATGCAAGCAGTAAATCTACCTTGTGTTGAACACCTAAACGATGATAAGACTTTTCGTTTCCGGGGTAATATTAATCTAGAAGCACTGGAAAAACTGCTTAAAGAAAATGCTAAACATGTGCCATTGGTTTATATGACAATTACCAACAACACTGCGGGTGGACAACCAGTTTCGCTTGCTAATATCAAAAAGGCTTATGAAATGTGCCACAGCTATAATATACCTCTGTTTTTAGATGCTAGCCGGTTTGCTGAAAACTCTTGGTTTATTAAAGAAAACGAGGATGAATACAAACATCTTACGATTCCAGAGATTGTAAAAGAGACGTTTAAGTATTGTGACGGTTTTCATGCTAGTTTCAAAAAAGATGGCCTTGTAAATATTGGTGGAATATTAGTAATAAAAGAGACTGGGCTATTTTATAAAAAATACCCCGAGTTTTGGCAAAAACTTATTGATCATCAGATTCTTATCGAAGGAAATCCGTCCTACGGAGGTTTAGCAGGAAGAGACCTAAAGGCATTAGTTGAGGGGCTAAGGGTTGTGGTTACAGAAGATTATTTGAAATTTCGCATCCATCAAACAAGAAGATTTGGGACTAAATTGGTCGAATATAATATTCCCATTGTTTTACCCGTAGGTGGTCATGCAATTTATATAGATGTTGACAAGTTTTTTAAAGAAAAAACTCAAGATGAAGATTTTAAAGGAATTTCCATTGTTGCATTGATATTAATTGCCGGACATCGTTTATGTGAATTGGGCGTATTTGCCTTCGGTAAGTATAGAAATGGTGTCGAAATCCCTCCAGATCCTAGGGTTAATTACATTCGTGCGGCTGTACCCAGATTGGTGTATGAAGATCAGGATTTATTTTCCGTTGCTGAGGCCATTAAGATACTTTATGAATATCAAGATTATATTCCAGCAGTGAATATAATTTATGGTCGAAATTTATCATTAAGACATTTTAAAGCTCGATTTCAATTTAGGATCTAA
- the dxr gene encoding 1-deoxy-D-xylulose-5-phosphate reductoisomerase — MAKKVAIIGATGSIGQSTLEVIKHLKSLFSVYALASKYNYKLLARQICLFNPKVVVTQDEETKEKLLALLKKLQGPIPKVIWGSKGLTELATDPKVEYFVMAMTGTEGIMPFLKAIEERKRILLATKELMVSFGKIIMERVKKYNTVLLPIDSELVGIHQCLQGHKASEIKKIIITASGGPFWRRSNFKNITIKEALKHPTWKMGPKTTIDSATLANKGLEVIETARYFEISGDRIQVLIHPQSIIHALIELKDHSIIAQLSQPDMKLCIQYALTYPRRFESQTNSLNLTSYRSLEFYSPNFRRFLALKLAYEALKLDGIAPCVYNAANEVAVKNFLEGRIKFSAIPQIIKKTLYWAPSIKDPQLDELIRWEKTARNFAEKLICSHQ; from the coding sequence ATGGCGAAAAAAGTAGCGATAATTGGTGCCACCGGATCAATCGGACAATCGACCCTAGAGGTGATAAAACATTTAAAGTCGTTATTTTCGGTTTATGCCTTGGCCAGCAAATATAATTACAAATTACTTGCCCGACAAATTTGTTTGTTTAATCCGAAAGTTGTTGTAACTCAAGATGAAGAAACTAAAGAAAAATTACTAGCGCTCTTAAAAAAACTCCAGGGGCCAATTCCCAAAGTTATATGGGGCTCAAAGGGGCTTACCGAACTTGCCACGGATCCAAAGGTTGAATACTTTGTGATGGCAATGACAGGTACCGAAGGCATTATGCCTTTCCTCAAGGCCATTGAAGAGCGTAAGCGAATTTTACTGGCTACCAAAGAATTAATGGTGAGTTTTGGTAAAATTATTATGGAACGAGTCAAAAAATATAATACAGTGCTTTTACCAATTGATTCTGAGCTTGTCGGGATTCATCAATGTCTACAGGGGCATAAAGCAAGTGAAATAAAAAAGATAATTATTACGGCATCAGGGGGTCCATTTTGGCGTCGGAGTAATTTTAAAAACATTACGATTAAAGAAGCTCTCAAGCACCCAACCTGGAAAATGGGGCCTAAAACTACAATTGATTCTGCAACACTAGCTAATAAAGGATTAGAAGTTATCGAAACTGCGCGATACTTTGAAATATCAGGAGATAGAATTCAAGTTTTAATTCACCCGCAGAGCATTATTCATGCATTGATTGAACTTAAGGACCATTCAATAATTGCCCAGTTGTCCCAACCAGATATGAAACTTTGTATTCAATATGCCTTAACCTACCCGCGACGGTTTGAATCACAAACTAATAGTCTAAATCTTACATCATATCGAAGTTTAGAATTTTATTCGCCGAATTTTCGTCGTTTTTTAGCCCTTAAATTAGCTTATGAAGCATTAAAGCTTGATGGTATAGCTCCCTGTGTATATAATGCTGCTAATGAAGTAGCAGTGAAAAACTTTCTTGAGGGTCGGATCAAATTTTCGGCGATACCGCAAATTATCAAGAAAACACTTTATTGGGCACCTTCAATAAAAGACCCACAATTAGACGAACTTATAAGGTGGGAAAAAACTGCAAGAAATTTTGCTGAAAAACTAATATGTTCTCATCAATAA
- the purM gene encoding phosphoribosylformylglycinamidine cyclo-ligase, giving the protein MKPQKAEAYKNAGVDIEFTSKLKSQIKRLVPKTFNDYVLSGIGLFGGLYQIPDPKSSNVLVASCDGVGTKLYIAQMMNKHDTVGEDIVNHCVNDILTLGARPLFFLDYIGYSDISAKVMAEIIKGLTKACQKNGCALIGGETAMMPGMYEPGRYELVGFIVGIVDKKRIIDGQKIKVGDYLVGLPSSGLHTNGYSLARKVLFEDHKLSVDTILSELKKPLGEVLLVPHRSYLQEVSKVLDLLTGIAHITGGGFYENISRILPAGTSCVINRYRWKVPEIFQVIQKLGNISTEEMYQVFNMGIGMVLFVRPKSLNIILKKLPQAQIIGRVVKGRFGVKVADYDAE; this is encoded by the coding sequence ATGAAGCCCCAAAAAGCCGAGGCTTATAAAAATGCCGGAGTTGATATCGAATTTACCTCAAAGCTTAAGTCTCAGATTAAAAGGCTGGTGCCCAAAACATTTAACGACTACGTGCTTTCTGGTATTGGACTTTTCGGTGGACTTTACCAAATCCCCGACCCGAAATCATCCAATGTCTTAGTTGCTAGTTGTGATGGAGTGGGCACCAAGCTGTATATTGCGCAAATGATGAACAAACACGATACGGTAGGCGAAGATATTGTTAATCACTGTGTTAATGATATTTTGACCTTAGGTGCCCGACCGCTTTTTTTTCTTGATTATATCGGTTATTCTGATATTAGTGCGAAAGTTATGGCCGAAATTATTAAAGGCTTAACTAAGGCCTGTCAAAAAAATGGCTGTGCCCTAATCGGTGGCGAGACAGCAATGATGCCCGGAATGTATGAACCGGGTCGATATGAACTTGTCGGGTTTATTGTTGGAATTGTTGATAAAAAAAGAATTATTGACGGTCAGAAAATTAAAGTCGGTGATTACTTAGTTGGATTACCATCATCTGGGCTTCATACCAATGGTTATTCGTTGGCGCGGAAAGTGTTATTTGAAGACCATAAGCTTAGTGTCGATACGATATTATCAGAACTTAAAAAACCACTTGGTGAAGTACTTCTAGTGCCACATCGTTCTTACCTTCAGGAAGTCAGTAAGGTATTAGATCTGCTTACCGGAATTGCGCATATTACCGGCGGTGGTTTTTATGAAAACATTAGCCGGATCTTACCTGCTGGCACTTCTTGTGTGATTAACCGTTACCGTTGGAAGGTGCCCGAAATTTTCCAGGTGATTCAAAAATTAGGAAATATTAGTACCGAAGAAATGTATCAGGTATTTAATATGGGGATCGGAATGGTGCTATTTGTTCGACCGAAGAGCTTAAATATAATATTAAAAAAACTACCCCAAGCCCAAATAATTGGTCGAGTAGTTAAAGGCCGATTTGGCGTAAAAGTGGCGGACTACGATGCCGAATAA
- a CDS encoding Lrp/AsnC ligand binding domain-containing protein, with protein sequence MVATAYVLITVAHGMARKVYDELSKVDGVAQVHAIAGPYDIIAIVQARDFNAIGNLIINKIQPIEGIERTLTCNVIEFEQ encoded by the coding sequence ATGGTGGCTACAGCGTATGTTTTAATAACTGTGGCTCATGGCATGGCCCGTAAGGTTTACGATGAGTTATCGAAAGTCGATGGCGTAGCCCAAGTTCATGCTATTGCAGGACCTTATGATATTATTGCGATTGTCCAGGCACGTGATTTTAATGCGATTGGTAATCTTATCATTAATAAAATTCAACCGATAGAAGGTATTGAGCGAACTTTAACTTGTAACGTTATAGAATTTGAACAATAA
- the rseP gene encoding RIP metalloprotease RseP, giving the protein MFSSIILVAIVIGSLIIVHEFGHLILAKLCALPVEQFSVGFGPVLLKKRFKETEYRLSLIPLGGYIKLSGDEISANYGFNVAPLSKKALVILAGPTFNLLLGIILTWALYGIFGISTFGTKIVPDTKGEEYGLQLADEIIKINNDTAPDWMTLEKLIAKYSDQSVTFIVKRNENMVTISVNIPNRPESIFFRPYLEPVIDIVKKQSPAEKIGLKKDDRILQVDDIPIHDWYQFTELIRTSSATKRYIKWQRGNNTYEDSIEISFTKDEIGTQKRGVIGVWVKLPEKKLSIIQAFIASTERTIYVAVQTFVIIYKVIIGEISKSSIGGPVMVGKLTYEGAQWGIKYLLGLWSVLSINLCVINLFPIPILDGGRFLLYGIESIIKKRFSKKIWEIAFYLGYAIVGLLVIFAFFNDITKIIKK; this is encoded by the coding sequence ATGTTCTCATCAATAATTTTAGTAGCAATTGTTATCGGTTCGCTTATAATTGTTCATGAATTTGGGCACTTAATTTTAGCCAAACTATGTGCTTTACCTGTTGAACAGTTTTCTGTGGGATTTGGTCCAGTCCTGCTAAAAAAACGCTTCAAGGAAACCGAATATCGACTATCACTAATTCCTTTAGGTGGCTATATTAAACTATCTGGCGACGAAATTAGTGCTAATTATGGTTTTAATGTTGCTCCGTTAAGTAAAAAGGCGCTAGTAATATTAGCCGGCCCGACCTTCAATTTACTTTTGGGAATAATTTTAACTTGGGCTTTATATGGTATTTTTGGAATTTCAACCTTTGGTACTAAAATTGTGCCGGATACCAAGGGAGAAGAATATGGTTTGCAGCTCGCCGATGAAATTATTAAAATTAATAACGACACAGCACCTGATTGGATGACTTTAGAAAAACTTATAGCTAAATACTCAGACCAATCTGTAACTTTTATAGTAAAACGAAATGAAAATATGGTAACAATTTCAGTAAATATACCGAATAGACCAGAATCCATTTTTTTTAGGCCGTATCTTGAACCGGTAATTGATATTGTCAAAAAACAAAGTCCGGCAGAAAAAATCGGCCTTAAAAAAGACGATCGAATCTTACAGGTTGACGATATTCCTATTCATGATTGGTACCAATTCACTGAACTTATTCGAACGTCAAGTGCTACAAAACGTTATATAAAATGGCAGAGAGGAAATAATACATACGAAGATAGTATTGAGATTTCATTTACCAAGGATGAAATAGGGACGCAAAAACGCGGTGTTATTGGGGTCTGGGTTAAACTTCCTGAAAAAAAATTGTCAATAATTCAGGCGTTTATTGCATCGACGGAACGTACAATATATGTGGCAGTTCAAACTTTTGTGATAATCTATAAAGTAATTATTGGAGAAATTTCCAAATCTTCAATCGGTGGGCCGGTAATGGTCGGAAAATTAACTTACGAAGGAGCTCAATGGGGAATTAAATATTTATTAGGATTGTGGTCAGTACTTTCCATCAATTTGTGTGTCATTAATCTTTTTCCTATTCCGATTTTGGACGGCGGTCGATTTTTACTATATGGCATTGAAAGTATTATAAAGAAACGATTTAGCAAAAAAATATGGGAAATCGCATTTTATTTAGGCTATGCCATCGTTGGGTTACTTGTAATTTTCGCCTTTTTTAATGATATCACGAAAATAATTAAAAAATAA
- the gdhA gene encoding NADP-specific glutamate dehydrogenase, with the protein MTNNKIQAFMDYVKTKHPNEPEFHQAVYEVVSSIMPVVESTPKYQKAKILERIIEPERVIIFRVPWVDDKGEIHVNIGYRVEMNSAIGPYKGGLRFHPSVNLSILKFLAFEQIFKNALTTLPMGGGKGGSDFDPKGKSDNEVMNFCQSFMNELYRHIGPNTDVPAGDIGVGAREIGFLFGQYKRLRNEFTGVLTGKNPKWGGSLIRPEATGYGLVYFTQEMLKTKGISLEGKVITVSGSGNVAQYTVEKCLEFGGKVVTLSDSDGTVYDPEGITREKLDFVMELKNVKRGRIKEYAEKFKCQYLPGKRPWGIKCDIAFPCATQNEIDGNDAKELVKNGCICVAEGANMPSTPEAIEVFINAKILYGPGKAANAGGVAVSGLEMAQNSLHLSWTREEVDNKLQGIMKAIHEQCVEYGKEAGYINYLKGANIAGFIKVADAMIDQGVV; encoded by the coding sequence ATGACCAACAATAAAATACAAGCATTTATGGATTATGTAAAAACAAAACATCCTAATGAACCCGAGTTTCATCAAGCGGTGTATGAAGTTGTATCATCAATAATGCCTGTAGTTGAGAGTACACCAAAGTATCAAAAGGCTAAAATTTTGGAAAGAATAATTGAGCCTGAACGAGTAATCATTTTCCGTGTTCCCTGGGTAGATGACAAAGGGGAAATTCATGTAAATATCGGTTATCGAGTAGAGATGAATAGCGCAATCGGTCCCTACAAAGGGGGTTTACGTTTTCACCCTTCGGTCAATTTGAGTATTTTAAAATTTTTAGCATTTGAACAGATTTTTAAGAACGCATTAACTACTCTGCCAATGGGTGGCGGTAAAGGTGGGTCTGATTTTGATCCTAAAGGGAAATCTGATAACGAAGTTATGAATTTCTGTCAATCGTTTATGAACGAACTTTACAGACATATTGGACCTAATACGGATGTTCCAGCTGGAGACATTGGGGTTGGTGCCCGGGAAATTGGGTTTTTATTTGGTCAGTATAAACGATTGCGTAACGAATTTACTGGAGTGCTAACCGGTAAGAATCCTAAATGGGGAGGCAGCTTAATTCGGCCTGAAGCCACTGGTTATGGATTAGTTTATTTCACTCAGGAAATGCTTAAAACTAAGGGCATTTCATTAGAAGGAAAAGTTATTACTGTTTCAGGATCCGGTAATGTAGCTCAATATACCGTAGAAAAATGCTTAGAGTTTGGTGGAAAAGTTGTAACCCTTTCTGACTCAGATGGAACAGTTTACGATCCTGAAGGTATAACGCGCGAGAAACTCGATTTTGTTATGGAACTTAAAAACGTGAAGCGCGGACGTATTAAAGAGTACGCCGAAAAATTTAAGTGTCAATATCTACCGGGAAAACGTCCATGGGGTATTAAATGTGATATTGCATTCCCGTGCGCGACTCAGAATGAAATCGACGGCAACGACGCCAAAGAACTTGTTAAGAATGGTTGCATATGCGTTGCTGAGGGCGCGAATATGCCAAGCACACCGGAAGCTATCGAGGTGTTTATTAATGCCAAGATTTTATACGGTCCTGGCAAGGCTGCTAATGCCGGAGGGGTAGCGGTAAGCGGATTAGAAATGGCTCAGAATAGTCTCCACTTAAGTTGGACGAGGGAGGAAGTAGATAATAAACTGCAGGGGATTATGAAAGCGATACACGAGCAATGTGTTGAATATGGTAAAGAAGCTGGGTATATTAATTATCTAAAAGGAGCAAATATCGCCGGATTTATTAAAGTTGCAGACGCCATGATTGATCAAGGTGTAGTGTAA
- a CDS encoding NifU family protein codes for MTEEVKRKIKETIENKIRPNLVADGGDIELVEITDTGVVKVRLKGRCGSCPFSQLTLALSVEKTLKDEILEVERVELVA; via the coding sequence ATGACCGAAGAGGTAAAAAGGAAAATTAAAGAAACAATAGAAAATAAAATTCGACCCAATCTCGTTGCCGATGGTGGGGATATTGAACTTGTGGAAATTACCGATACTGGGGTGGTTAAGGTGAGACTCAAAGGCAGATGCGGTAGTTGTCCATTTTCCCAACTGACATTAGCATTAAGTGTTGAAAAAACTTTAAAGGACGAAATTTTAGAAGTAGAAAGAGTCGAGTTAGTTGCATAA
- the ispD gene encoding 2-C-methyl-D-erythritol 4-phosphate cytidylyltransferase, with translation MNFAIILAAGQARRFGRQKQFVLLDKKPLIYYSVAQFNKSPLVKSIILVTLKEKVSYLKKLVVKCQFNKVRAVITGGKERQDSVNNALSLLPDTGYVAIHDAARPLVSLDLIKKGFFYVKRYQACIPVLPIYDTVKEIKNHIVIKTLDRSSLYYVQTPQFFDITLIKKAYEYAYKHNIYQSDDSGIIERFGVPVYTFRGEKTNIKITEKDDLLFIYKLWRKK, from the coding sequence ATGAATTTTGCAATTATTTTAGCTGCTGGCCAAGCTCGAAGATTTGGACGACAAAAGCAATTCGTATTACTGGATAAAAAACCATTGATTTATTATTCAGTAGCTCAATTTAACAAGTCCCCATTAGTGAAAAGTATTATTCTAGTTACTTTAAAAGAAAAAGTTTCTTATCTTAAAAAACTTGTGGTAAAATGTCAGTTTAATAAAGTTCGTGCCGTAATCACTGGTGGCAAGGAACGCCAGGATTCGGTTAATAATGCCCTTAGCTTACTACCAGATACCGGATATGTGGCAATTCATGATGCCGCACGGCCTCTGGTGTCGCTAGATTTGATAAAAAAAGGATTTTTTTATGTAAAAAGATACCAGGCGTGTATCCCAGTATTGCCGATTTATGATACGGTAAAGGAAATAAAAAACCACATAGTTATAAAGACGCTAGACCGCTCCTCACTTTATTATGTTCAAACTCCGCAATTTTTTGATATTACCCTAATTAAAAAAGCCTATGAGTATGCGTATAAACATAATATTTATCAAAGTGACGATTCAGGAATTATTGAACGCTTTGGCGTCCCTGTGTATACCTTCCGAGGTGAAAAGACTAATATAAAAATTACTGAGAAAGACGACTTACTATTTATTTACAAGTTATGGCGAAAAAAGTAG
- a CDS encoding tRNA 4-thiouridine(8) synthase ThiI — translation MIKAIGLISGGLDSILAAKMVLEQGVMVIGVNFISPFFDKSQFVNETAKLLGIEIQIIELKDDYIKLIKNPKYGYGKNLNPCIDCHMYMLRLAKQIMESENADFVFTGEVLDERPMSQNRQALEIIEKESGLEGKLLRPLSAQLLAPTVAELEGKIKRELLGCIRGRSRKPQLELARKFGITSFPQPAGGCLLTEPSFAGRLRDAFRYGEDTIYEINLLKIGRHFRFDDPQNTKVIVGRDKRENQILSRLAREVDLVLEPVDTTGPVVLVPNRKPTPLILNLASGLCARYSDKVHNENLVKVKYKDIIMEVAPLSDEVINKYRI, via the coding sequence ATGATTAAGGCAATTGGTTTAATTTCTGGAGGATTAGATAGTATCCTTGCAGCCAAAATGGTGTTAGAACAAGGCGTCATGGTAATCGGAGTTAATTTCATCTCGCCATTTTTTGATAAATCTCAATTTGTTAACGAGACGGCCAAATTACTTGGGATTGAAATTCAGATCATCGAATTAAAAGATGACTATATTAAGCTTATTAAGAATCCAAAATATGGTTATGGAAAAAATCTTAATCCTTGTATCGATTGTCATATGTACATGTTGCGGCTTGCTAAACAAATTATGGAAAGCGAAAATGCCGATTTCGTTTTTACCGGTGAAGTTTTAGATGAGCGCCCGATGTCCCAGAATCGTCAGGCCCTAGAAATTATTGAAAAAGAATCCGGTCTTGAGGGAAAACTATTACGGCCCCTTTCTGCTCAGTTATTAGCACCAACAGTTGCCGAGCTAGAAGGCAAGATAAAGCGAGAACTTCTTGGATGCATAAGAGGCCGGTCGCGGAAGCCTCAATTAGAACTGGCACGTAAGTTCGGCATAACCAGTTTTCCCCAACCGGCTGGTGGTTGTTTACTTACTGAACCTAGCTTCGCTGGCCGTCTCCGGGACGCTTTCCGATACGGTGAGGACACCATCTACGAGATTAATTTATTAAAAATTGGCCGACATTTTAGATTTGATGATCCCCAAAATACTAAAGTTATTGTAGGACGAGACAAAAGAGAAAACCAAATTCTTAGTAGGCTAGCCCGTGAAGTGGACTTAGTATTAGAACCGGTCGATACTACTGGACCTGTCGTCTTGGTGCCGAACCGCAAACCAACGCCACTAATTCTTAACTTGGCAAGTGGCTTATGTGCCCGTTATAGTGATAAAGTCCATAACGAAAATCTTGTCAAAGTAAAATATAAGGATATAATAATGGAAGTAGCACCTTTAAGCGATGAAGTAATAAATAAATATCGGATTTAA
- the trpS gene encoding tryptophan--tRNA ligase — protein sequence MPERKKIITSGMRPTGSLHLGNLIGALENWVKLQNNYQCFYFIVDWHSLTTPGSVNSVGYQYTDKLADNIYQMALDWLSAGLDPNRSIIFIQSHVPEVAELFLLLGMITPLGWLERNPTYREMLEDYKIEYPTYGLLGYPTLQAADILIYKGEYVPVGKDQESHVNLARDIAGRFNNIYGKNVFPLPEPLLTQMPKVPSLDNPNKKMSKSSGNYIAIAHTPEETTERVKNMFTDPTKIRKNDIGHPDGCVVFSFHVIYSKDKINTIRIECETGKRGCVDCKMELADAMNNALSVIRERRKELASKPQFIKEVLLDGAQKARLVAQQTLSEVKDVMKLKY from the coding sequence ATGCCTGAAAGAAAGAAAATAATTACCAGTGGTATGAGACCCACTGGGAGCCTACATCTTGGTAATCTAATCGGGGCCCTAGAGAATTGGGTAAAATTACAAAATAATTATCAATGTTTTTATTTTATTGTTGACTGGCATTCTCTAACGACTCCGGGTTCGGTAAATTCTGTAGGATACCAATACACCGATAAGCTGGCTGATAATATTTATCAAATGGCCCTTGATTGGTTAAGCGCCGGGCTTGACCCTAATCGTTCAATAATTTTTATCCAATCCCATGTACCCGAAGTTGCTGAGTTGTTTCTATTATTAGGAATGATCACGCCATTAGGTTGGTTAGAGCGAAATCCCACATACCGAGAAATGCTTGAGGATTATAAGATCGAATACCCGACATACGGGCTTTTAGGGTATCCAACCCTTCAAGCAGCTGATATTCTAATTTACAAAGGAGAATATGTGCCAGTAGGTAAAGACCAGGAGTCTCATGTGAATTTAGCCAGAGATATTGCCGGCCGATTCAATAACATATACGGTAAAAACGTTTTTCCACTACCCGAACCACTTCTGACCCAAATGCCCAAAGTCCCCAGTTTAGATAATCCCAATAAAAAAATGAGTAAAAGTAGTGGAAATTATATCGCAATCGCTCATACTCCTGAAGAGACAACCGAGCGTGTGAAAAATATGTTTACTGATCCCACAAAGATTAGAAAAAACGATATAGGACATCCCGACGGATGCGTTGTATTTAGTTTTCATGTGATTTACAGCAAAGATAAAATTAACACTATTCGTATAGAATGCGAGACAGGCAAAAGAGGCTGTGTTGACTGCAAGATGGAATTAGCTGATGCCATGAATAATGCGCTTTCGGTAATAAGAGAACGCCGTAAAGAACTAGCAAGTAAACCACAGTTTATCAAAGAAGTTTTATTAGATGGCGCGCAAAAAGCCCGTTTAGTTGCTCAGCAAACATTATCGGAAGTAAAAGATGTAATGAAACTTAAGTATTAA